The genomic segment GCGACCGAGCCACCCAGAAGCCCAAGACCAACGACTGCGAGGGTTTCGAAGTCGCTCACGCCTTCGTCCCCCGCCACGTCTCTACGACCTTGATCAGCTTCTCGTTCTCCTCGGCGGTCCCGATCGAGATCCGCACGCATCCGAGCAGGCCGAAACCGCCCATGGGGCGGACGATCACACCCTTGTGGAGGAGCTTTTCGTAGGCGTCGTCACCTAGCTCGGCCAGCAGGAAGTTCGCATCGGTGGGCCAGACCTTGAACCCGAGAGCCTCGAGGCCCCGGGTCAACTGCTCGCCACCTTCGGCATTCATGCGTCGGGTCGCCTCGATGTGCTCGACATCATCGAGGGCGGCCAGCGCTGCCGCTTCCGCGAGAAGATTCAGGTTGAACGGGTGCCGCGCGCGTTCCAGGTAGCCGGCAAGCTCGGGATCCGCGATGCCGTACCCCACCCGTACCCCGGCCAGGCCATTGAGCTTCGAGAAGGTGCGCGTCACCAACGTGCCAGGGCGACGAGCCACCCAGCCGAGGGCATCCGGGAAATCCGGCCGCCGCGCGTACTCGACGTACGCCTCATCCACCACGAGCACCACATCCTCAGGCAGGCTCTCCACGAAGGCATCGAAGGCGGCTGCGCCGACACTCGTACCCGTTGGATTGTTCGGATTGCAGACGATCACCACCTGGGTGCGTTCGGTGACGGCATCGGCCATCGCCGGAAGATCGTGGGCCAGATTCTCGTCCAGCGGAACCTGGATCGGCGTTCCGCCCATACCCTGGGTGACGATCGGATACATCGAGAACGACGGCCACGCGAAAACGACCTCGTCACCCGTGCTGATGAAGGCTTTCGCCAACAGCTCCAGTACCTCGGACGAACCGGAACCGAATACCAGTTGGGCGGGTGAGAGATCGAGCCGCTCGGCCAGCGCGTTCCGGAGCCGGTAGCTCGCACCATCCGGGTAGCGATGCATGTTCTGCGCCGCTTGCTGAATGGCCTTGATCGCCTTCGGTGAAGGCCCCAACGGGTTCTCGTTCGAGGCCAGCTTCGCTGCATTCGCGATTCCGAGTTCGCGCTCCAGCTCTTCGATCGGCTTGCCCGGCTGGTACGGCTCGAGGCTCGCGATATGCGGCTTCACGCGATCCGCCAGGCTCACGATCCGACCCTTTCCGCTTTGACCGGCGCGCCGACAGAAGGTCGGGCCGGATTGCGCGCTTCGGTAGCGCGCGGGAAGGAACCGAGGACCCGATGAGAATTGGAGAACGCAGCCGCGGCTTCGAA from the bacterium genome contains:
- a CDS encoding histidinol-phosphate transaminase, producing MSLADRVKPHIASLEPYQPGKPIEELERELGIANAAKLASNENPLGPSPKAIKAIQQAAQNMHRYPDGASYRLRNALAERLDLSPAQLVFGSGSSEVLELLAKAFISTGDEVVFAWPSFSMYPIVTQGMGGTPIQVPLDENLAHDLPAMADAVTERTQVVIVCNPNNPTGTSVGAAAFDAFVESLPEDVVLVVDEAYVEYARRPDFPDALGWVARRPGTLVTRTFSKLNGLAGVRVGYGIADPELAGYLERARHPFNLNLLAEAAALAALDDVEHIEATRRMNAEGGEQLTRGLEALGFKVWPTDANFLLAELGDDAYEKLLHKGVIVRPMGGFGLLGCVRISIGTAEENEKLIKVVETWRGTKA